In Vespula pensylvanica isolate Volc-1 chromosome 2, ASM1446617v1, whole genome shotgun sequence, the genomic window TAATCAAAAATGGGTCGACGAATCATCCCTGATTCATGGAAAAACTTCGAAGGCAAGATGCGAATAGCTCGACTCGTTTTCGAATCCGGTTAGTTTCTTCCTACCAAGAACCGCTTTCACATAAGATCGCAGAGGTTAACCGCGTCGCCAAGCTTCGATCTTGGAAAGCTTGCagacataataaaataattaatacattaacGTCCATCGATTATGTATCAGTCTTTGTCATCCACGTCTTCGTGAGATTCTGATTCTCATCCAACAAAAGACTAAAATAGTTTTCCAACAGTTTCGAATATACGGAACCGTTACACTGTGTCAAATTccaattgtattattatccgTCGAGATAGCCGTTGGAAAAACTCGCTGAACAAACAATCGATCCTCTATTATGGCGTGGGTGCTCAACAAGCCATAAAAATGTtgcgtagatacatacacgcgAAACGACGACATTTCTCGTatcgttcttcgttctcttactctttctctctcttgcttaaCGACTTGCGGTACTTCAATATCTACGTTTCATTAACTTTCTCTCGTGTAACCTTTTATCCTAATTCTTTCTACGAGCCTACTTTGAAAGGATGCTCCTTATTAATCCTTTCACGATCAATTCACCGATTTACGTAACACGAACGTTTTCATTGATATCCAGTGAATAATCGCATTCAATTAATCGGGTTATCCTGTCCGTAAAATTCGCATTTCTCGATATTGCCAAATAATCATCTCGATACTGATCGCACATGCGCGAGAGAAATTCAAGAATTCTTTCTTGACCTTAATTCTGAGCCTCTCTAACGTTGTgaaatacctatatatgtaagtacatgtATCATAATCAACGCGAAAAATGCATGGAGTGTTTAACGGAAGAGAGCTTTGGAAGGTTAATTCTATTCGTTTGAAATAGGAGGATTAGAAAACGAACATCGTGCCAaggcaaagaagaaaatcgattgaaGCTTTGTTTAAAGGTTCCCGAAAGAAAGCTAGAAGTCACAACTCGCGAATATTTTCACGGACTTTCCGGCATGGCATTTTCCTTGTACCGCCCCGTTTACGGCTATTCACTTCCGGTCTTCTCCCGGGCAAACGAGGTCACTTGGTCAACGGATCCATTCTAGCCGATTCTTTGGATCGCACCAGTGAGAATCATATCAGGCTAGTTCTCTTCTATTCGTGGATATCTTCGTCTTTTCCCGTTTTGTgcttaaagaaagagagagagaaaaaaagaactgatGAAGCacgattattttctcgttcgcGATTTTCACGCCAAGATGAGCGAACCGGCCGGACCAACTACTCAATGTTGCCTGATCCACCGCATTCATCCACcgtcaatatttatttatgctaTTTTCATGGACgttgatttaattaatccgCTTGAAGGATTAGAGAAAACGATTGGAAATGTAGTccttgtaattaatttattgcggaatcgtataattttatttttcaagagtattttttacaaagaattttttctaagaatatgaaatattaatgggAAATCGAAATTCGTCTTATTCGATTCTCACTAGTGAAAGATGTTCTAACAGTCGATCCACATTCGCATCGGGTATAAACATGAATTAGACGCTTTCGTTGATGTCCGGAGAAAGTGCATTATAGCTatcgaatttataaatgataacgacgacgatgacgatgacaacagttgttataaataatcaatttatttacgtGTCTAAAAAATTCGTGTCCcaattttcttattgtttttatgGGACGAAGGATTACcgtttattgtaaaaaatatatatctcaaGAAAATAGTCTTGATGCGAAACTCTAGACATAGTCCATCTTATAGTCATGAggtaaaaacaattattttttttttttattttatgcaggaagaagaatatgagtgtatgtatttaaacaCGTGAGATGATATGCTTTCTACATTTACctgatatatttctatatggCTTCGCTTTgttcaataatataaaatctttatattattaaatataatataaaatctcaTTAAAACAACTAAAAATTTGCAACACGCAGAGattaaataatcattgaaACGCATCGAAAAACTTAACAAATTACTATCGTACTGCTATTAGTTgtcaattattaaatttgatcTCTCGTTACATGtatttaactttattattttgctttatttagttactctttactctctttctttgtatcaAAGAATAAACTTTGAGtgtttttatgtaaaaaaataatatatacatgtattttcaATCTCCATGAGATTATTAAAGAGATctataataaacatttgtaaaaagaagatactaatgactttataattataaattaataatagatatgtacatttactatcgatcaatatttctttatacgaAATTACATGGACATAGTTTAAATACTAAGTATATGAAATAACTTACGAAAATAACATCGAAAAGAACGTCAAACATAGGGTCGTATTAGTTATCTTTACAATCAATTGATAAACTACGTTTGATTCAACAATGGTTCAAAATTAAgtgagataataaataataaaataagtatagatacataataattaaaaaattatctttttctacgatTGATATTCGCGGTAGCCTCGATATGCGAGATCCTGTCCATATGACACAGTATCTCCGTGGTAATTTCCGTCGTATTCCGTATTGTGATTTACGTAAGGATAAGGCTGACCGGAAGGTTCCTTGTAATAAGGATAACCGATACCATTTTGACTGTAAAAGGGTGGTTGATAATTTTGAGGTTTATACAATTTCAAAAATCCTATTACTCCTGGTACAACGATAGCCAAAAATGTCAAAAATTTCTTGAAGGATACCAAACCGAATATTAGAGGTAAAAATAACAACAGTTTTAATTTGAAGAGCTTCAAAACGATCAGCATCGGTATCAATAATTTTCGGAAACGATGACGTgctaaaaaatgtaaaacttCTGAGTATCATTTGTAATACAAgcttttgaataatttataatacgcAAACCAATTAATAGTAGAAAACAAATTACACTAGTAGAATACTCACAGAAAAGAGAatcctttttatcttcgagAGTATCGATCTCATCAGCGATTTCATCTATAAATCTTGGTGAGTAAACTTCGTTTTCACCAATCTCTGAAGTTGGAACTTCTAGTTCGATAGCCATGGTCTTTAcgaatttttccatttttcttgaTGCGAATTTGACGAGCTGATCCCATTCCGATTCATCGGATCTACGATATTACAAAGCTAttgtaaatttacatttttatcaagAGATACTCCACTATAAACTTCATTTATTTACCTAGGTTCCGTCGAGTATTCATACGGTTGACGATTAACATCCGCGACCACTTGTCGGGACATTTGCACTACCTTAACATTTTCGTTCAAAGCATAAGCCGTCTGATCGAAAAACTCGGAGA contains:
- the LOC122637633 gene encoding uncharacterized protein LOC122637633 isoform X2, giving the protein MRSVRLLVSCVLLLSSSLLIRSQSIEGRVTFAEEKGTFDSQQSDGRFFNGTRQSKNLFDWIGIGIERNVDPYLAKIKKACLNGELAECFKSEALTSFSEFFDQTAYALNENVKVVQMSRQVVADVNRQPYEYSTEPRSDESEWDQLVKFASRKMEKFVKTMAIELEVPTSEIGENEVYSPRFIDEIADEIDTLEDKKDSLFSRHRFRKLLIPMLIVLKLFKLKLLLFLPLIFGLVSFKKFLTFLAIVVPGVIGFLKLYKPQNYQPPFYSQNGIGYPYYKEPSGQPYPYVNHNTEYDGNYHGDTVSYGQDLAYRGYREYQS
- the LOC122637633 gene encoding uncharacterized protein LOC122637633 isoform X1, with the protein product MRSVRLLVSCVLLLSSSLLIRSQSIEGRVTFAEEKGEESGDVKIGTFDSQQSDGRFFNGTRQSKNLFDWIGIGIERNVDPYLAKIKKACLNGELAECFKSEALTSFSEFFDQTAYALNENVKVVQMSRQVVADVNRQPYEYSTEPRSDESEWDQLVKFASRKMEKFVKTMAIELEVPTSEIGENEVYSPRFIDEIADEIDTLEDKKDSLFSRHRFRKLLIPMLIVLKLFKLKLLLFLPLIFGLVSFKKFLTFLAIVVPGVIGFLKLYKPQNYQPPFYSQNGIGYPYYKEPSGQPYPYVNHNTEYDGNYHGDTVSYGQDLAYRGYREYQS